The nucleotide window GGAAGCTGTATTTACGGATGCCAATCTCGAAGAAGCGAAGCGCATTCTGGCGTCTGGTGGCTGGGTAGATGCGGATGGTGATGGTATCGTCGAGAAAAACGGCGTTAAGGCCGAGTTCAATCTGCTTTATTTTGCAGGTGATTTAACAAGACAATCTCTGGCACTGGCTGCTGCGGATATGGTTGCCCCGGCGGGAATTAAAATCAATGTGGAAGGCAAAAGCCGTGAAGAGACGAAAAAGCTGGCTTACTCCAACGCTGTATTGTTTGGTTGGGGCAGTCATGATCCTCTGGAAACCTATAATCTCTATAGCAGCACTCATAAAGGAGAAGGGTATTACAATGTGGGGCTGTACAGTAATCCTGTCGTGGATTCTTGGATGGACAAAGCCCTTCAGGCAACAAGTGAGGAAGATGCATTGCCGTTCTGGCAGAAAGCCGAATGGGATGGAACAACAGGTTTCAGTTATCAGGGTGATGCACCATGGGCATGGCTCGTAAATATAGATCATCTGTACCTGGTTACGAATGGACTGAACATTGGCGAGCAGCAGATCCATCCCCATGGTCACGGCTGGCCGGTGACAACCAATCTGGAGGAATGGTCCTGGGATAACAGTACAAAGTAGGAAACGTAGCGGTAGCTTTAGCCTGAATTGGGGAGAGATTGGATGACAGGCAGGAATGGATGGGCTAGATTTGTTGGTTTTAAAATGTTGCGACTTGTATCCTTATTGGTCGGAGTCAGTGTGTTGTCTTTTATATTAATGCAATTCTCTCCAGTTGATCCGATCGAAGCCTATATTGGTGGAGACATGATTAGAGTAAGTGCCGAACAGCGCAGTCTTATCGAAGAACGATGGGGATTGAATGAATCCCCTACAGAACGATTGCTCACTTGGGGACAAGCGCTGATTCAGGGAGATCTGGGAACTTCGATGATCTACAGACAACCTGTAGCAGATATTATTCAGGAACGGTTTATGAATTCTGTCGCACTTATGGCTGTAGCCTGGCTATTATCCGGCATCTTCGGGTTCGCTCTTGGGGTAGTTGCTGCCATGAGACGTGATTCGAAGCTGGATCGCCTGATCTGCTGGTATTGTTATACGTTGGCTTCCACGCCAGTATTCTGGATTGCGCTGTTGCTGCTGATGGTATTTGGTGTGTGGCTCGGATGGCTTCCGGTTGGGCTTGGAGTACCCGCAGGGATGTCAGCTGATCAGGTCACATGGGGAGATCGAGCTATCCATATGATTCTGCCAGCGTTGACTCTCAGCCTGACTGGGGTAGCTTCAATCGCTTTGCATACCCGGCAGAAGCTCACGGATGTGCTGGAGTCAGATTACATTCTGTTCGCTAGAGCCCGGGGTGAGCATGGATTTCAGCTGTTCCGTCGACATGGGTTCAGACATGTTGTTTTGCCAGCCATAACACTACAGTTTGCTTCATTCAGTGAACTGTTTGGTGGGGCTGTGCTTGCAGAACAGGTATTTTCATACCCCGGGCTGGGTCAGGCAACGGTCCAGGCTGGGTTACGCGGTGATGCTCCACTGTTGCTCGGACTTGTGATGTGCAGTGCAATTTTTGTTTTTACAGGTAATATGGTGGCTGACATTCTGTATCGCATGATTGATCCACGAATGAAGGAGGAGCTGATGTC belongs to Paenibacillus sp. FSL H8-0079 and includes:
- a CDS encoding ABC transporter permease yields the protein MTGRNGWARFVGFKMLRLVSLLVGVSVLSFILMQFSPVDPIEAYIGGDMIRVSAEQRSLIEERWGLNESPTERLLTWGQALIQGDLGTSMIYRQPVADIIQERFMNSVALMAVAWLLSGIFGFALGVVAAMRRDSKLDRLICWYCYTLASTPVFWIALLLLMVFGVWLGWLPVGLGVPAGMSADQVTWGDRAIHMILPALTLSLTGVASIALHTRQKLTDVLESDYILFARARGEHGFQLFRRHGFRHVVLPAITLQFASFSELFGGAVLAEQVFSYPGLGQATVQAGLRGDAPLLLGLVMCSAIFVFTGNMVADILYRMIDPRMKEELMS